A genomic window from Anaerolineae bacterium includes:
- the pheS gene encoding phenylalanine--tRNA ligase subunit alpha, which translates to MNKSIEQIKEDALKEIEAASDTKKINDLSVKYLGRKGAVTQFLRTIASLPEGKRAEAGKKTNEIKKSLDEAFKEALIRIENRSAAIEDSIDVSMPGRIVSHGSLHPITQITRQICDIFSRLGFAIAEGPEVETDYYNFEALNIPKNHPARDMQDTFYISQNIVLRTHTSPTQPRIMEKQKPPLRIIAPGKVYRCDSDLTHTPMFHQVEGLLVDTRVSFGDLKGILTTFIHQIFDEQTSLRFRPSFFPFTEPSAEVDIRCVMCRGKGCRVCSQTGWLEIIGAGMVHPAVFENVGYDTSIFTGFAFGMGIERIAMLKYGIDDIRKYYENDLRFLRQF; encoded by the coding sequence GTGAATAAAAGCATAGAACAGATTAAGGAGGATGCGCTTAAAGAGATTGAAGCCGCTTCTGACACCAAAAAGATTAATGATCTTTCTGTAAAATATCTGGGGCGAAAAGGGGCTGTTACTCAATTCTTAAGAACTATTGCAAGCCTGCCAGAGGGGAAAAGAGCAGAAGCGGGGAAAAAGACTAATGAAATAAAAAAGAGCCTGGATGAAGCATTTAAGGAAGCATTAATACGGATAGAAAACAGGTCAGCGGCAATTGAAGACAGCATTGATGTTTCGATGCCCGGAAGAATTGTAAGCCATGGTTCTTTGCATCCCATTACACAAATTACCCGGCAAATATGTGATATTTTTTCCAGGCTGGGTTTTGCTATAGCTGAAGGACCTGAAGTTGAAACAGATTATTATAATTTTGAAGCTCTTAATATCCCGAAAAATCATCCTGCCAGGGATATGCAGGATACATTTTATATATCACAAAATATAGTTCTACGAACTCATACCTCTCCAACTCAGCCCAGAATAATGGAAAAGCAGAAGCCTCCATTAAGGATTATTGCTCCAGGCAAGGTTTACCGGTGCGATTCCGATTTAACACACACCCCTATGTTTCACCAGGTGGAGGGCCTTCTTGTGGACACACGCGTGTCTTTCGGAGATCTCAAGGGAATACTTACCACCTTTATTCACCAGATTTTTGACGAACAGACAAGCCTGAGATTTCGCCCCAGTTTCTTCCCTTTTACAGAACCAAGCGCCGAGGTTGACATACGCTGCGTCATGTGCAGGGGAAAGGGATGCAGGGTCTGCTCACAAACGGGATGGCTCGAGATAATCGGCGCTGGCATGGTTCATCCCGCTGTGTTTGAAAATGTCGGATACGACACATCTATTTTCACAGGATTTGCCTTTGGGATGGGGATAGAACGAATTGCCATGCTGAAATACGGAATTGATGACATCCGCAAATACTATGAGAATGATTTAAGATTCTTAAGGCAGTTTTAA
- the rplT gene encoding 50S ribosomal protein L20, with product MMRIKRGFKARKRRNKVLKLAKGFRGGRSKLFRTAADAVDKALMYAYRDRRARKRDFRSLWILRINAATRMNDMSYSKFIHGLKVANIELDRKVLAELAISDPLAFTQIAGLAAQQI from the coding sequence ATTATGCGTATTAAAAGAGGTTTTAAAGCAAGAAAACGTCGCAACAAGGTTTTAAAATTAGCAAAAGGGTTTCGTGGAGGCCGCAGCAAACTATTTCGCACTGCTGCTGATGCTGTAGATAAAGCACTCATGTATGCTTATAGGGATCGAAGAGCTCGCAAAAGGGATTTTCGCAGTCTCTGGATTCTCAGGATTAATGCAGCAACCCGCATGAATGACATGTCATACAGTAAATTCATCCACGGGTTAAAGGTCGCAAATATCGAGCTTGACCGCAAGGTGCTTGCAGAGCTGGCAATATCCGATCCTTTAGCATTCACACAGATAGCCGGCCTGGCTGCGCAACAGATATAA
- the rpmI gene encoding 50S ribosomal protein L35, whose protein sequence is MPKIKTNRAAAKRFKKTGTGKFVFSKSHSSHILTKKTTKRKRSLRKSQIIDKSNKREVRLLLPNT, encoded by the coding sequence ATGCCAAAGATTAAGACAAATAGAGCCGCTGCAAAGCGTTTCAAGAAAACAGGCACAGGTAAATTCGTCTTTTCAAAATCGCATTCAAGTCACATACTGACTAAAAAGACCACTAAACGTAAAAGGTCTTTAAGGAAGAGCCAGATTATAGACAAATCCAACAAAAGGGAAGTGCGGCTGCTTCTTCCTAATACATAG
- the infC gene encoding translation initiation factor IF-3, with the protein MFRHTNKPERSDRTNINNKIRAKEVRVIDPDGNQIGVIPTYKALAMAKDFGLDLVEISPNANPPVCKIMDYGRYKYQLTKKLQEAKKKQSSFQVKEIKIRPKTGNHDLVTKIGHIKKFIGNKDKVKITVVFRGREITLSQFGRDLLAQIAEETKDIAFVEQFPKFEGRNMMMILSPK; encoded by the coding sequence ATATTCAGACACACAAATAAACCAGAGAGATCAGACAGAACAAACATTAATAACAAGATAAGAGCAAAAGAGGTAAGGGTTATAGATCCCGACGGCAATCAGATCGGTGTTATTCCAACTTATAAGGCGCTCGCAATGGCCAAGGATTTTGGCCTTGATCTGGTAGAAATTTCTCCTAACGCAAACCCTCCTGTTTGCAAAATAATGGATTATGGGCGGTATAAGTATCAACTAACCAAGAAATTGCAGGAAGCCAAAAAAAAACAAAGCTCATTTCAGGTAAAAGAGATAAAAATACGTCCAAAGACCGGGAATCATGATCTCGTGACCAAGATCGGTCATATAAAGAAATTTATAGGCAATAAGGATAAGGTCAAGATAACAGTCGTTTTCAGAGGCCGGGAAATTACTCTGTCTCAGTTCGGCAGGGATTTGTTGGCACAAATTGCCGAAGAAACCAAGGACATAGCATTTGTTGAGCAGTTTCCCAAATTTGAGGGACGCAACATGATGATGATTCTATCGCCAAAATAA
- a CDS encoding nucleoside deaminase, which yields MTRLMNYNYFMEKALDQAKKALSAGEFPVGCVIVHQDKIVATGSRAGTSGTSANEIDHAEIVALRHLVNFKGVLNKKETTLFCTLEPCLMCYCALVLSNIGKIVYAYEDVMGGFTKSDLTKLSPLYRNSKILMIPNILREKSLKLFRQYFANPNNNYWAGSLLAKYTLIQ from the coding sequence ATGACACGACTTATGAACTATAATTATTTTATGGAAAAAGCGCTTGACCAGGCAAAAAAGGCATTATCAGCCGGAGAATTCCCTGTTGGGTGTGTGATAGTGCATCAGGATAAGATTGTCGCAACCGGATCCCGGGCAGGCACCTCAGGAACCTCCGCAAATGAAATAGACCATGCAGAGATAGTTGCCTTAAGGCATCTTGTCAATTTTAAAGGGGTTTTAAACAAGAAAGAAACAACCCTGTTCTGCACACTGGAACCGTGCCTTATGTGCTACTGCGCTCTTGTTTTAAGCAATATCGGCAAAATTGTTTATGCATATGAAGATGTAATGGGAGGATTCACAAAATCTGATTTGACAAAATTATCTCCTTTGTATAGAAATAGTAAAATTTTAATGATTCCAAATATATTACGTGAAAAAAGCCTGAAACTTTTCAGGCAATATTTTGCAAATCCGAATAATAATTACTGGGCGGGAAGCCTGTTGGCCAAGTATACACTTATACAATAG
- a CDS encoding type I restriction enzyme HsdR N-terminal domain-containing protein, producing MGKSCLILGEIEDYITGKTIKDTHDERYRQKLAHLLVNHKGYQKKEIKAGHQLLVNVGDKTAVINIDFMVTLSGRICMIIKYGPGSMVTRCRPALAISRLVSGYQVPVVVVSNGEDAEVVSGSTGKVISNGLDSIPSKPELLEIAGHADFISISEKQAMMEARIVYAFEIDGSCSI from the coding sequence ATGGGCAAAAGTTGCCTGATACTTGGTGAAATTGAAGATTATATTACCGGCAAAACCATAAAAGATACACATGACGAGCGATATAGACAAAAATTGGCGCATTTGCTTGTTAATCATAAAGGGTATCAAAAAAAGGAGATCAAAGCCGGGCATCAACTTCTTGTAAATGTGGGAGATAAAACAGCTGTTATAAATATTGATTTCATGGTTACTTTATCAGGCAGGATCTGCATGATAATAAAATACGGCCCCGGTTCCATGGTAACCAGATGCCGGCCCGCTCTTGCCATATCAAGGCTTGTTTCCGGTTATCAGGTGCCTGTGGTTGTCGTATCAAACGGAGAGGATGCGGAAGTTGTCAGCGGATCAACAGGAAAGGTAATTTCGAACGGCCTTGATTCAATACCTTCAAAACCCGAGCTCCTCGAAATTGCCGGACATGCTGACTTTATATCAATTTCGGAAAAGCAGGCCATGATGGAAGCAAGAATTGTTTATGCATTTGAAATTGATGGGAGCTGCTCAATATGA
- a CDS encoding (Fe-S)-binding protein, whose amino-acid sequence MHDIKELTLLMKELENQLSICMRCGMCQAVCPVFAETGREADVARGKLALLDGLAHEMFKDPKGVYKRLTRCLLCGSCAENCPSRVSILEIFIKSRMILTSFMGLSLAQKLILRGVLACPETFNRFLEWSIWAQRLFTKPTDKFLGTSCARLASPLLRNRHFMPLADKPFHKLLPVQRTGSGHSGIKVGFFVGCLTDKIFPGVAQAVCDVLDHHGVGFFIPEGQGCCGAPALTSGDRDTFERLVNLNLEIFDKQEFDYLITACATCAYTIKKLWPMMLERSDLKYRVEKMADKTMDINQFLVSKIGIKTGESNSDQSIVVTYHDPCHLSKSLGVSTEPRALIKANPRYHLQEMPEADRCCGSGGSFNLQHHAISSQIGKRKAANILSTGCSVVATGCPACMIQISDMLSRSQSKIIVKHPVEIYAETLNYI is encoded by the coding sequence ATGCATGATATAAAAGAGCTTACACTGCTTATGAAGGAGCTTGAAAACCAGCTTTCAATCTGCATGCGCTGCGGGATGTGCCAGGCAGTATGCCCGGTCTTTGCGGAAACAGGCCGCGAAGCCGATGTGGCTCGCGGAAAACTGGCGCTTCTTGACGGGCTTGCGCATGAAATGTTCAAAGACCCAAAAGGTGTTTACAAGCGTTTGACCCGTTGTCTTCTTTGCGGTTCCTGTGCAGAAAACTGCCCCAGCCGGGTAAGCATTCTGGAAATCTTTATTAAATCCCGCATGATCCTTACATCCTTTATGGGTCTTTCTTTAGCACAAAAGCTGATATTAAGAGGTGTGCTGGCCTGCCCTGAAACCTTTAACCGTTTTTTGGAATGGTCTATATGGGCGCAGAGACTTTTTACCAAACCAACAGACAAATTTCTTGGGACCTCTTGCGCAAGGCTTGCCTCACCTTTGCTGAGAAACCGTCATTTTATGCCTCTGGCCGATAAACCATTTCACAAATTGCTGCCGGTTCAGCGCACAGGATCCGGTCATTCAGGCATTAAGGTGGGATTTTTTGTCGGCTGCCTTACAGACAAAATTTTTCCAGGAGTTGCTCAGGCTGTTTGCGATGTTCTGGATCATCATGGAGTCGGCTTTTTTATACCGGAGGGTCAAGGATGTTGCGGTGCTCCGGCACTGACTTCAGGTGACAGAGATACCTTTGAGCGCCTGGTTAACTTAAATCTCGAAATATTTGACAAACAGGAGTTTGATTATCTGATTACAGCATGCGCTACCTGCGCTTATACGATAAAAAAGCTATGGCCCATGATGCTTGAGAGGTCTGATCTCAAGTACAGGGTCGAAAAAATGGCGGATAAAACCATGGATATTAATCAATTCCTTGTGTCAAAGATCGGTATTAAAACAGGAGAGAGTAATAGCGATCAATCTATTGTCGTAACCTATCACGACCCATGCCATCTTTCAAAATCTCTTGGAGTGTCAACAGAACCCAGGGCGCTCATCAAGGCCAACCCTCGATACCATCTGCAAGAGATGCCCGAAGCAGACAGGTGTTGCGGGTCGGGCGGAAGCTTTAATTTGCAGCACCATGCCATCTCATCTCAGATCGGAAAACGGAAAGCAGCAAATATCTTAAGCACCGGATGTTCAGTCGTTGCTACAGGATGTCCTGCCTGCATGATCCAGATTTCAGACATGCTTTCCAGGTCGCAAAGCAAAATTATTGTTAAACATCCTGTAGAAATCTATGCTGAGACACTAAACTATATTTGA
- a CDS encoding glycosyltransferase, translating into MNKKRENPLVSVIIPTFNRGWILKEAIDSVLTQTFEDFELIVIDDGSTDNTPDILNSYKNDITAFTQKNKGVSAARNRGIALSSGRFIAFLDSDDLWMQNKLSTQVDFFNENHDALICQTDEIWIRNNVRVNPKKRHKKLSGMIFEHSLDLCMVSPSAVMIKRGLFDKVGLFDEDLPACEDYDLWLRISCIYPVYLIDKPLIIKRGGHEDQLSRLPVLDKYRIKALNKIIASGLLSEGQYRAAIKTLKEKCAIYANGCLKRGRADEALFYKTGSSSGIGMSS; encoded by the coding sequence ATGAACAAAAAAAGAGAAAATCCGCTTGTAAGTGTAATCATCCCGACTTTCAACCGTGGCTGGATACTTAAAGAGGCCATTGATTCGGTCCTGACCCAGACTTTTGAAGATTTTGAGCTGATTGTCATAGATGACGGTTCAACCGACAACACCCCGGATATTCTTAACTCATATAAAAATGATATTACAGCTTTTACTCAAAAGAATAAGGGGGTAAGCGCTGCAAGAAACAGAGGGATTGCCCTGTCGTCAGGCCGTTTTATCGCCTTTCTTGATTCAGATGACCTCTGGATGCAAAACAAGTTGTCAACACAGGTTGATTTTTTTAATGAAAATCATGATGCCCTGATTTGCCAGACCGATGAGATATGGATTAGAAACAATGTAAGGGTCAATCCAAAAAAGCGGCACAAGAAGTTATCAGGGATGATTTTTGAACATTCCTTAGACCTGTGCATGGTAAGCCCTTCCGCGGTAATGATAAAGCGCGGGCTCTTTGACAAAGTCGGCCTGTTTGATGAAGACCTGCCAGCATGCGAAGACTATGATCTATGGCTCAGGATAAGCTGCATCTATCCTGTATACCTTATAGATAAACCTCTTATAATAAAACGCGGCGGACATGAAGATCAGCTTTCAAGATTGCCGGTACTGGACAAATACCGGATTAAGGCGCTAAACAAAATAATTGCAAGCGGCCTGCTTTCAGAAGGGCAGTACAGGGCGGCCATAAAAACCCTGAAAGAAAAATGTGCGATCTATGCTAATGGATGCCTTAAACGGGGACGCGCAGATGAAGCCCTTTTTTATAAAACCGGTTCATCTTCAGGCATTGGCATGTCTTCATAG
- a CDS encoding molybdenum cofactor biosynthesis protein B has translation MSTREHKKKAPKSVRAAIISVSTTRTIADDKSGLWISKRAKKEGHEVVFHRVVPDDSKTIAQTVIEVISDYKPNVILLTGGTGISSKDVTIEAVHPMFDKELTAFGPLFAQLSFEEIDSAALLSRATAGVVKGTIIFCMPGSLKACKLACKALIFPELGHLVKHVYEDMPMPEDEPVL, from the coding sequence ATGAGTACAAGAGAACATAAAAAAAAGGCTCCAAAAAGTGTAAGGGCAGCCATAATATCGGTTTCAACCACCCGAACAATTGCGGACGATAAAAGCGGCCTTTGGATAAGCAAGCGGGCTAAAAAGGAGGGGCACGAGGTGGTGTTTCACCGCGTTGTTCCGGATGACAGCAAAACAATAGCGCAAACCGTCATTGAAGTTATAAGCGATTATAAGCCTAATGTTATTTTGCTTACAGGCGGCACAGGCATAAGCAGCAAAGATGTTACCATTGAAGCTGTGCATCCGATGTTTGATAAGGAGCTTACGGCATTCGGCCCTCTTTTTGCCCAGCTCAGTTTCGAAGAGATAGATTCTGCCGCCCTTTTATCCCGCGCTACCGCCGGGGTTGTTAAAGGAACCATTATCTTTTGTATGCCGGGAAGCCTCAAGGCATGTAAACTCGCATGCAAAGCTCTTATTTTCCCTGAACTGGGGCACCTTGTCAAACATGTCTATGAAGACATGCCAATGCCTGAAGATGAACCGGTTTTATAA
- the pyrR gene encoding bifunctional pyr operon transcriptional regulator/uracil phosphoribosyltransferase PyrR — translation MSQYDIILDAADIDRIMTRISHEILEKHKGADNLTLIGIHTRGVYLAKRIQAVIDRIEGVSVPTGDIDITMYRDDWTRISHNPIVQATDITFSVDGKQIILIDDVLFTGRTIRAAMDAIIDFGRPDRIELAVLVDRGHRELPIQANYVGKFIETRLSETVNVLLAEHDGKDQVTIAKLSL, via the coding sequence ATGAGCCAGTATGATATTATTTTGGATGCAGCAGATATAGATCGTATAATGACAAGGATCAGCCATGAAATACTTGAAAAGCACAAAGGGGCTGACAACCTCACGCTGATCGGCATTCACACACGCGGCGTTTATCTTGCAAAGCGTATTCAGGCCGTAATTGATAGGATCGAAGGGGTTTCAGTTCCAACAGGTGATATAGATATTACGATGTACCGCGACGACTGGACAAGAATTAGCCACAACCCCATAGTTCAGGCCACAGATATAACATTTTCCGTAGATGGTAAGCAGATTATATTAATCGATGATGTTCTGTTTACAGGTCGCACCATAAGGGCGGCAATGGATGCGATTATAGATTTTGGAAGGCCTGACCGTATTGAGCTGGCTGTGCTTGTTGATCGGGGGCACAGGGAACTTCCGATTCAGGCAAATTATGTCGGCAAATTTATTGAAACAAGGCTTTCTGAAACGGTAAATGTTTTACTGGCCGAACATGACGGCAAAGACCAGGTCACTATTGCAAAGCTCTCATTATGA
- a CDS encoding molybdenum cofactor guanylyltransferase, which yields MKYPCSGVILAGGLSTRFSGQNKAFISIGGKRILDHIYEVFNKLFAEIILVTNDPVQYLEWDLNIGTDLFSIRSSLTGIHAGLFYSTNPYSFFIACDTPFLKTEMAEAIVNSIESDVDIVLPETSEGIQPLCAVYSKQCLKHIEAQLSKKELKIRQFFKKVRVKKLPENLLRENDPDLLSFFNVNTPDDLTKAEKIIQNTFK from the coding sequence ATGAAATATCCTTGCAGCGGTGTAATACTGGCCGGCGGATTAAGCACCCGCTTTTCAGGACAAAACAAGGCTTTTATCTCTATTGGCGGAAAGCGCATACTGGATCATATATATGAGGTTTTTAACAAACTGTTTGCAGAAATTATTCTGGTTACCAATGATCCGGTTCAATATCTGGAATGGGATTTGAATATAGGTACAGACCTTTTTTCAATTAGAAGCTCCTTGACAGGAATACATGCAGGCCTGTTTTATTCGACCAATCCTTATTCCTTTTTTATAGCATGTGACACCCCGTTTTTAAAAACAGAGATGGCCGAGGCAATCGTAAACAGTATCGAGTCGGATGTGGACATTGTTTTACCTGAAACATCGGAAGGGATTCAGCCTCTTTGCGCCGTCTATTCAAAACAATGCCTGAAACATATTGAAGCGCAACTATCCAAAAAGGAGCTTAAGATACGGCAGTTTTTTAAAAAGGTTCGCGTAAAAAAACTTCCGGAAAATCTATTACGAGAAAACGATCCTGATTTATTATCATTTTTTAATGTCAACACTCCGGACGATCTGACCAAAGCAGAAAAAATTATCCAAAATACTTTTAAATAA
- a CDS encoding molybdenum cofactor biosynthesis protein MoaE — protein MNLNNLINAIKKHPDYSKTGMILCHNGVVRGTSRDGRQVSGLRIVVDREKLRNVITENKKRKGIIEILIEIAENKDLSVGDDVMFLVVAGDIRDTVIEVLKKTLDEIKTTVTTKTEFFV, from the coding sequence ATGAATCTAAACAATCTTATCAATGCTATAAAAAAACACCCTGATTACAGCAAGACAGGGATGATCCTTTGCCATAACGGAGTCGTGCGCGGCACATCGCGGGATGGCCGTCAAGTATCAGGGCTTAGAATTGTTGTAGATCGTGAAAAACTGCGCAACGTGATAACAGAAAATAAAAAAAGAAAAGGCATTATAGAAATACTGATTGAAATCGCTGAAAACAAAGACCTGTCTGTCGGCGATGATGTTATGTTTCTGGTTGTTGCCGGCGATATACGCGACACTGTTATTGAGGTGCTAAAGAAAACTCTTGATGAAATTAAAACTACCGTCACTACAAAAACAGAGTTTTTTGTGTAA
- a CDS encoding response regulator → MRIKHLVKQSFEKTNPYAGIESIEKCLKDNSFLVVLDGNSFSGILTPSDIIESPHNLVIDCMHDKPRVNFEDGIGSVLKLMKESQNFVLPVFKGDEFVGIITHTVITDCLIEYRDELKQKISEDNIELTKTNKQLKQEIEERKHAEEALQKAHDELELRVEERTAELFKTNKELKEEIQERKHIEKELIKAKKAADAANHAKSEFLANMSHEIRTPMNVIMGMTQLVLQMELTPKQRDYLTMVDSSAHDLLTLIDDILDFSKIEAKKMDLDCLYFNLRAAITDVKNQMIAMARKKDLQIESIVESNVPSQVLGDALKIKQILRNIIGNAVKFTEKGIIIIHVSLDNETDTHVTIRFSIRDTGVGIPGDRIDKLFKSFSQINSHITQIHQGTGLGLAISKKLTEMMKGKIGVKSESDKGSKFWFTVPLKKIKKLDHAAEDHEIIISEAMPSEEQEIKLRILLVDDSKNNQEVAKGILAIRNYLVVTADNGKEAFELLKKEEFDLVLMDIRMPVMDGLETTRIIREPQFNVLNPSIPIIAMTAYALKEDRQRFLDAGMDDYISKPISSESLFDAIDRFFPSS, encoded by the coding sequence ATGAGAATAAAGCATCTGGTGAAACAGTCGTTTGAAAAAACAAATCCATATGCAGGGATAGAGTCTATTGAAAAGTGCCTGAAAGACAACTCGTTCCTGGTTGTGTTAGATGGCAATTCGTTTTCAGGGATTCTTACCCCCTCTGACATCATCGAATCTCCGCATAATCTTGTGATTGATTGCATGCATGACAAGCCTCGTGTAAATTTTGAGGATGGCATTGGATCGGTTTTGAAATTAATGAAGGAGAGTCAAAATTTTGTGTTGCCGGTGTTCAAAGGCGATGAGTTTGTTGGTATTATCACCCATACGGTTATAACAGATTGTCTCATTGAATACCGAGACGAGCTTAAACAAAAGATTTCCGAAGATAACATCGAACTGACCAAAACCAACAAGCAACTGAAACAGGAAATTGAAGAACGCAAACATGCGGAGGAAGCGCTACAGAAAGCACACGATGAATTGGAACTCCGGGTGGAGGAACGCACTGCTGAACTATTCAAAACAAACAAGGAATTAAAGGAGGAAATACAAGAACGTAAGCATATAGAAAAGGAATTGATTAAAGCTAAAAAAGCCGCGGATGCCGCAAACCACGCAAAAAGCGAGTTTCTGGCAAACATGAGCCACGAAATCAGGACTCCCATGAATGTGATAATGGGGATGACACAGCTTGTCCTTCAAATGGAACTAACGCCAAAGCAGCGGGATTATTTGACCATGGTCGATTCTTCAGCGCACGACTTGCTGACCCTGATCGACGATATACTCGATTTTTCAAAGATAGAGGCAAAAAAGATGGATCTTGATTGTCTCTACTTTAACCTCAGAGCGGCAATAACAGATGTTAAAAACCAAATGATCGCCATGGCCCGCAAGAAGGATCTTCAAATAGAGTCTATTGTTGAAAGCAATGTGCCATCACAGGTTCTGGGTGATGCCCTAAAAATTAAGCAGATTTTGAGAAACATTATTGGAAACGCCGTCAAGTTTACAGAAAAAGGTATTATCATCATTCATGTATCGCTGGACAATGAAACAGATACCCATGTGACTATAAGGTTCTCTATCAGAGACACAGGCGTCGGCATCCCCGGAGATCGGATTGACAAGCTTTTCAAATCTTTTTCCCAGATAAATTCTCATATTACGCAAATTCATCAAGGAACCGGCCTTGGACTTGCCATATCTAAAAAATTAACCGAAATGATGAAAGGTAAAATCGGTGTTAAAAGCGAATCGGACAAAGGGTCAAAGTTCTGGTTTACAGTACCCCTGAAAAAAATAAAAAAGCTTGACCATGCGGCCGAGGATCATGAAATTATTATTTCCGAAGCAATGCCATCAGAAGAGCAAGAAATTAAATTGAGAATTCTTTTGGTCGACGATTCAAAAAACAACCAGGAGGTGGCAAAGGGAATTCTGGCTATTAGAAATTATTTGGTGGTTACCGCAGATAACGGAAAGGAGGCCTTTGAGCTGTTAAAAAAAGAGGAATTCGATCTTGTTTTAATGGATATAAGAATGCCCGTCATGGATGGGCTTGAAACGACAAGGATAATCCGTGAGCCTCAATTCAATGTCCTTAACCCGAGTATTCCGATTATCGCAATGACCGCTTATGCCTTGAAAGAAGACAGGCAGAGATTTTTGGATGCCGGCATGGACGACTATATTTCAAAGCCGATCTCTTCAGAGAGTCTTTTTGATGCAATTGACAGGTTCTTTCCATCGAGCTGA
- a CDS encoding DMT family protein: protein MRTIFLSAGMLCCSNIFMTFAWYGHLKNLSSKPWIIAALISWGIALFEYLIQVPANRVGFQVMNLGQLKILQEVITLSVFVPFSVFFMEEKLRLDFLWAALCILGAVFFIFRQKIFGA, encoded by the coding sequence ATGCGTACAATTTTTTTATCAGCTGGAATGTTGTGTTGTAGTAACATATTTATGACGTTTGCATGGTATGGACACCTGAAAAACCTTTCAAGCAAGCCTTGGATAATTGCCGCATTAATTAGTTGGGGGATAGCTCTTTTTGAATATTTAATCCAGGTTCCGGCAAACAGAGTTGGATTTCAAGTTATGAATCTCGGACAACTCAAAATCCTTCAAGAAGTAATAACTCTTTCAGTTTTTGTTCCTTTTTCGGTTTTTTTTATGGAGGAAAAATTACGATTAGATTTTTTATGGGCCGCTCTTTGCATTTTGGGGGCTGTTTTTTTTATCTTTCGTCAAAAAATATTTGGCGCATAA